A DNA window from Methanooceanicella nereidis contains the following coding sequences:
- a CDS encoding arylsulfatase produces MVNGKRTYSTDEFRGTIGRTYAESEPWWPEQIRSPPGAPNILIIVLDDVGFGQMSCYGGPVETPNMDKLAANGLRYNNFHTTALCSPTRACLLTGRNHHSVGMASITELATGFPGYNGRMPKDKATVAAMLRENGYNTFCLGKWHNTPDNETGPAGPYDRWPTGEMMGFDRFYGFLGGECNQYAPSLYWDNHPIEPPKLMHEGYHLSEDLADTAKLFIANHESVAPDKPWFMFLAFGACHAPHHVPEEWSDKYKGKFDKGWDKAREETLARQKKMGIVPKNTELAPPNPGVQAWKDLSADEKKLFARFMEVFAGFLSHTDHQIGKLVEFLKEIGDLDNTLIFIISDNGASAEGGLTGSVNEMRWANAIPETVEESLDMIDEIGGPRSYNHYPVGWTQAGNTPFKWYKQYTHYGGIKDPMVVHWPMGISARGEIRSQFHHAIDIVPTILEAVGIEPPEEIGGYQQKRIEGVSMLYSFNDGKVPTKKPIQYFEMLGNRAIWYNGWKAVTYHGRLPWESGSRWTFDEDKWELYNVEDDFSECHDLADKHPEKLRELVELWWAEAGKYNVLPLDDRFHERIQAREELEERTKFTFYPGAVRIPEGSAPNVKNRSHTITAYVEIPKSGAEGVICAIGGVPAGWSLYIKDKKLVYCHNFVGTRYYVRSDTNVPSGEVKIGFEFKKTGENTGKGILTINDKKVGEAKIPHTVPHIYSASESFDIGCDFGSPVTEEYNTPFKFTGTIKKVLIELSGKKHLSPEAETKVAMMRQ; encoded by the coding sequence ATGGTAAACGGAAAAAGGACTTACAGTACTGATGAGTTTAGAGGCACCATTGGCCGCACTTACGCAGAGTCGGAGCCATGGTGGCCGGAACAGATAAGATCACCGCCCGGAGCGCCTAACATTTTGATAATAGTGCTTGACGACGTGGGTTTTGGCCAGATGTCGTGCTATGGCGGGCCTGTAGAGACGCCCAATATGGATAAACTGGCCGCAAACGGCCTCCGATATAATAACTTTCATACGACAGCGCTTTGCTCGCCTACTAGAGCATGCCTGTTGACGGGCCGTAACCATCACTCGGTAGGAATGGCTTCCATCACCGAACTGGCTACAGGGTTCCCCGGCTACAACGGCCGCATGCCAAAGGACAAGGCGACCGTAGCCGCTATGCTGAGAGAGAACGGGTATAATACATTCTGTCTCGGAAAGTGGCATAATACGCCGGATAACGAGACCGGCCCCGCAGGGCCTTATGACAGGTGGCCGACGGGAGAGATGATGGGGTTCGACAGGTTTTACGGCTTCCTGGGCGGCGAATGCAACCAGTATGCTCCTTCGCTGTACTGGGATAACCACCCGATAGAGCCCCCGAAGCTCATGCATGAAGGCTACCACCTGAGCGAAGACCTTGCAGATACGGCAAAATTATTCATAGCGAACCATGAATCCGTCGCGCCCGACAAGCCATGGTTCATGTTCCTCGCCTTTGGCGCCTGCCATGCCCCGCACCATGTTCCTGAGGAATGGAGCGATAAATATAAGGGCAAATTCGATAAGGGCTGGGACAAAGCGCGTGAAGAGACGCTTGCCAGGCAGAAGAAAATGGGTATCGTGCCTAAAAACACGGAACTGGCCCCGCCAAATCCGGGAGTCCAGGCATGGAAAGACCTTTCTGCCGATGAAAAGAAGCTGTTCGCAAGATTTATGGAAGTCTTCGCAGGATTCCTGTCGCATACGGATCACCAGATAGGAAAGCTTGTCGAATTCCTGAAAGAAATTGGGGACCTGGATAATACCCTCATCTTCATCATATCCGATAATGGGGCAAGCGCCGAAGGCGGGCTCACCGGGTCCGTCAATGAGATGAGATGGGCCAACGCGATACCTGAGACGGTTGAAGAAAGCCTGGATATGATAGATGAGATCGGCGGCCCGAGATCATACAACCACTACCCCGTAGGATGGACACAGGCCGGTAACACGCCGTTCAAGTGGTATAAGCAGTATACACACTATGGAGGCATCAAAGACCCGATGGTCGTACACTGGCCCATGGGCATAAGCGCCAGAGGCGAGATAAGGTCCCAGTTCCACCATGCCATCGATATAGTCCCGACGATACTTGAGGCAGTAGGTATCGAGCCACCTGAGGAGATAGGCGGATACCAGCAAAAGCGGATAGAAGGAGTGAGCATGCTCTATTCGTTCAACGATGGTAAAGTGCCGACAAAAAAACCCATCCAGTATTTTGAAATGCTGGGTAACAGGGCCATATGGTATAATGGCTGGAAGGCGGTCACATATCACGGCAGGCTTCCGTGGGAAAGCGGCTCGAGGTGGACCTTCGACGAGGATAAATGGGAACTGTATAACGTCGAAGATGACTTTTCTGAGTGCCATGACCTGGCCGATAAACACCCTGAAAAATTAAGGGAACTCGTAGAGCTATGGTGGGCGGAGGCAGGTAAATATAACGTGCTGCCGCTGGACGACAGGTTCCACGAGCGCATACAGGCCAGGGAAGAGCTTGAAGAGCGCACTAAATTCACGTTCTATCCCGGCGCCGTGCGGATACCTGAAGGCAGCGCTCCCAACGTAAAGAACCGCTCGCATACGATAACGGCATATGTAGAAATACCGAAGAGCGGGGCCGAAGGCGTGATATGCGCCATCGGAGGAGTTCCAGCGGGATGGAGCCTTTACATCAAGGACAAAAAGCTTGTCTATTGCCACAACTTTGTCGGCACCAGGTATTATGTCAGGTCCGATACTAACGTCCCATCGGGCGAAGTGAAGATAGGCTTCGAGTTCAAAAAGACCGGTGAAAATACTGGCAAAGGCATCCTGACGATCAACGATAAAAAAGTAGGAGAGGCGAAAATACCTCATACGGTGCCTCATATCTACTCCGCAAGCGAGAGCTTTGACATAGGATGTGACTTCGGATCGCCCGTAACAGAAGAGTACAACACTCCGTTCAAGTTTACGGGTACGATCAAAAAAGTGCTGATAGAGCTAAGCGGTAAAAAGCATCTTAGTCCGGAAGCTGAGACAAAGGTCGCGATGATGAGGCAATAG
- a CDS encoding universal stress protein: protein MTERKGTIMQDIKYSKILVPTDGSDYSYFAGEHAVYLAKELGSKVYILNVVNTDMAFRTGIHYSEGLQALERSGNEATSKIRDICRENNVECEEIIMKGAPADTIIKVAEQLCVNCIVIGSIGMSAIERVLIGSVSEKVLRHAKCPVMLVRKR from the coding sequence GTGACTGAAAGGAAAGGGACGATCATGCAGGATATAAAATACTCAAAAATACTGGTGCCGACCGACGGTTCGGACTATTCATATTTTGCCGGGGAACATGCCGTATACCTTGCAAAAGAGCTGGGCTCGAAAGTATACATTCTAAATGTGGTCAACACCGATATGGCATTCCGTACGGGGATCCACTATTCGGAAGGTTTACAGGCACTGGAACGATCCGGTAATGAGGCGACGAGTAAGATCAGGGACATATGCAGGGAAAATAATGTTGAGTGCGAAGAGATCATAATGAAAGGAGCGCCTGCAGATACCATAATCAAGGTCGCGGAGCAGCTTTGCGTTAATTGTATCGTCATTGGCTCAATAGGTATGTCCGCCATAGAAAGAGTGCTGATCGGAAGTGTTTCCGAGAAGGTGCTCAGGCATGCTAAGTGCCCCGTGATGCTTGTAAGAAAAAGATAA